The Watersipora subatra chromosome 1, tzWatSuba1.1, whole genome shotgun sequence genome has a window encoding:
- the LOC137410623 gene encoding uncharacterized protein, with protein sequence MCRWGCATTDTTYMCKWCGTRFCKACKRGEFGTGFMKDGTWCWQCNQKKCLGKRVEYVPSANKSADGKSARSRSSSRKPGKSSKSTSKSNSNKGAKKKKGKKKK encoded by the exons ATGTGTCGCTGGGGCTGTGCAACTACAGACACG ACATACATGTGCAAATGGTGTGGCACAAGATTCTGTAAAGCATGCAAGAGAGGCGAGTTTGGTACTGGGTTTATGAAAGATGGAACTTGGTGTTGGCAGTGCAATCAG AAAAAGTGTCTTGGAAAAAGGGTAGAGTATGTGCCTTCGGCTAACAAATCTGCCGACGGCAAATCTGCGCGCAGCAGAAGTTCTTCACGAAAACCTGGCAAGTCGTCTAAATCCACATCTAAAAGTAATTCAAATAAAGGagccaaaaagaaaaaaggcaAGAAGAAGAAATGA